GGGCGGCGACGACGAACACCACCAGCTGCAGCACGATATAGGTCGACAGCGCCGACAGGATCGCGCCGTCCTGGGCCGCGTGATGGCCGACGCTCCAGCCGCCGAACAGGCGGGTCAGCATCTCCGGACGAAAGCCCGCCAGCAGCGCTGCAGCCGGTAGGACGAGGGCGCTGGCGGCCGCCCAGACAAGCGGCGTCTCGCGATAGTCCGAAACCTCTGGCGCCAGGACGCAGAAGATCTCGCCCGCAGTGGTTTTCTCAGCCTCTGCTACGGCTTGGGCGATGCGGTCGAGATCGTTGGGGGTCATGTGCCTGGCCATCTCACCACCGTCCCGAACTGCCGCCGCCGCCGAACGAGCCGCCGCCGCCGGAGAAGCCGCCCCCGCCGCCGCCCCAGTCACCGCCGCCGCCGCCGCCGCCGCCGCGCCCGCTGCTGGTCAGCACGTTGAGGATGATCCAGGGCAGGGCTGAGCCCAGCCCGCCGCGTCGGCTGCGGAACAGGCTGGAAAACACGAAGATCACGAACAGGAAGATCAGCAGCCCGACGATGGCCGAGCCTCGCGCCTCGTGGCGTTCGGGACGCGCGGCGTCCGCCACCCGGGCCTGGGCCTCTTCAGGCGGCAGGCCCAGCTGCTCGACCAACGCATCGGTTCCAGCGACCACGCCGCCCGAGATGTCGCCGTTGCGGAACTTGGGCAGGATGGCCGACTGGATGATCACGCTGGACAGGGCGTCGGTCAGCACCGGCTCCAGGCCATAGCCGACCTCGATCCGCACCTGACGGTCATTGGGCGCGACCAGCAGGATCGCCCCGTCTTCTTTGTCCTTGTCGCCAATCCCCCAGGTCCGGCCGAGCTTGTAGCCGTAGTCCTCGATCGGATAGCCCTGCAGGCTGCCGACCGTGGCCACCACCAGCTGATGTCCGGTGCGGGCCTCCAGCGCCTCGAGCTTGTCCGAGAGGTCGCGCTCGACATCCGGCGACAGCACCTGCGCGTCGTCGACCACGCGGCCGGACAGCGGCGGGAACTTCGGGTCCGCCAGGGCGGGCAGGGCGAATAGCACGGCCGCGAGCATCAAGAGCAACATCCTCACCCGTGAAACGGGGGAGGTGGCGCGGCGCGTGTTCACGCCGCGCCGGAAGGGGCGCAAGCGGCGGTGTGACGCCCCCTCCCCCGTTTTACGGGGGAGGATGAAAGCGGTCATGGCCACAGGCCTACTGAATTTTCGGCGGCGTCGCCGTCGGCGGGCTGGAGAAGTCCACCGTCGGCGCGCTCTGGGCGGCGGCGGTGGCCTGGAACAGCTGGGCCGGCTTCTGGTCGCTGTAGAGCGTCTTAGCCCAGAACACGCTGGGGAAGGTCCGCAGGGTGGTGTTGTACTTCTGGGCGGTCTCGTTGTAGTCGCGCCGCGCGATCGCGATGCGGTTCTCGGTGCCTTCCAGCTGGCTCTGCAGGGCCATGAAGTTCTGGTTCGACTTCAGGTCGGGATACTGCTCCTGGATCACCATCAGGCGGCCCAGCACGCCCGACAGCTGGTCCTGGGCGGCGGCGAACTTCTGGAACTGGGCAGGGTCGGTGATGGTCGAGGCGTCGACCTTGACCTGGGTGGCGCTGGCGCGGGCCTCGGTGACGGCGGTCAGCACGTCCTTTTCCTGGGCCGCATAGCCCTTCACCGTCGCAACCAGGTTCGGGATCAGGTCGGCGCGGCGCTGGTACTGGTTCTGCACCTCGGCCCAGGCGGTCTTGGTCGCCTCGTCCTGGGTGGGGATCTTGTTGATCCCGCAGCCCGCCAGGGTGGCGGGGATGGCGACGACCAAGGCGACGCGCGCGGCGTTACGGACGAGACGGCTGTTCAAGGATCCCTCCACCAAACCCGGTGAGCCCGCCCGCCTCGAATGAGGCGGACCCGCAGGCTCGTCCGGCGATATGCGAACATGTACGCCGCATACCGCCGTTAGATAGCGCGTCCATTGATACACGTCAGGGCCGCGAAGGTTAAACCTTATCCATCTCCGCGAACGTCTGCTTGCGCGGACCCATGTAGCCGAACAGCCAGGCGGCGACCTTGCGCATCTGGATCTCCTCGCTGCCCTCGGTGATCCGGTAGCGGCGGTGGTGGCGGTAGATGTGCTCGAACGGCTTGTGGCGCGAATAGCCGATGCCGCCGTGGATCTGCATCGCACGGTCGGCGGCTTCGCAGCACAGGCGGTTGGCCCAATAGTTACACATCGAGACCTTGTCGGAGAGGCGCTTTTCGACCTCGGGCTTGGACATCTGGTCCATTTCCCACGCCGTCTTGCGGATCAGCAGTCGCAGCATTTCGGCCTGGGTGGAAAGCTCGACGATCGGGAACTGGATGGCCTGGTTCTCCGACAGCGCCTTGCCGAACGGCTTGCGGGCGCGCGCGTACTTGATGCTCTCTTCTATGCAGTAGACCGCCGCGCCCAGACTGGAGGCGGCCTGGCGGATGCGATTCTCGTGCACGAAGTGCTGGGCCAGGGCCAGGCCCCCGCCCTCCGGGCCGAACATCGCGCTGTCGGGAACCCAGACGTCGGTGAAGCTGACGCGCGGGTGGTCGGTCGGCATGTTGAAGGTCCAGAGGTATTCCTCGATCTTCACGCCCGGCGCATGGGCCGGAACCAGGAAGGCGGTGATGCCCCGAGCGTCGCCGTCCTGACCGCTGGTGCGGGCGAACAGGCAGCAGTGCGTGGCCGCGTGCATCCCGGTGGTCCACATTTTCTCGCCGTCGATCCGCCAGCCAGCCTGGCCATGACGCTCTTCGCGGACCGCCTGGGTCTCCATATGGGTCGCGTCCGAGCCATGGTCGGGCTCAGTCAGGCCGAAGGTCGGCCGGAAGGCGCCGCGATCCAGCATGTCTTCGATCAGGTGCTGCTGGTCAGGTCGGCCGAAGTCGCGGATCATCAGCACGAACGGATTGTTGCCGACGATCGAGTGCTCGTTCTGCAGGTCGTTGAAGAGGCCAAGGCCCTTGCTGGCCAGGTGCTCGCGGATCACCGCCATGCCCAGGTTCGTGCCATCCTTGCCGCCATAGGCTTTCGGCAGGGCGTAGCGATAGTGCCCCGCCTGGTCGGCCAGCTTGCGGGCCTGGCCCAGCAGCGCCTCCCATTCGTGGCGCGGCAGGCCGCCGGCGTCCCAGTCGGTGCGGGCCCATTCCCGGCGGTGGTCGAAGAAGCGCTCGTTGTCGTCGCGCGCCTGAAGCGGGGCGATCTCCTTCTCGATGAAGGCGTCGAGCTCTTCGAGATAGGCCGAAAGTTCCGGTGACAGTCGGAAGTCCATGGTCAAGCCTCCCTGCGCGCATTGTTCTCT
The DNA window shown above is from Caulobacter sp. FWC26 and carries:
- a CDS encoding YgcG family protein, encoding MTAFILPRKTGEGASHRRLRPFRRGVNTRRATSPVSRVRMLLLMLAAVLFALPALADPKFPPLSGRVVDDAQVLSPDVERDLSDKLEALEARTGHQLVVATVGSLQGYPIEDYGYKLGRTWGIGDKDKEDGAILLVAPNDRQVRIEVGYGLEPVLTDALSSVIIQSAILPKFRNGDISGGVVAGTDALVEQLGLPPEEAQARVADAARPERHEARGSAIVGLLIFLFVIFVFSSLFRSRRGGLGSALPWIILNVLTSSGRGGGGGGGGDWGGGGGGFSGGGGSFGGGGSSGRW
- a CDS encoding LemA family protein codes for the protein MEGSLNSRLVRNAARVALVVAIPATLAGCGINKIPTQDEATKTAWAEVQNQYQRRADLIPNLVATVKGYAAQEKDVLTAVTEARASATQVKVDASTITDPAQFQKFAAAQDQLSGVLGRLMVIQEQYPDLKSNQNFMALQSQLEGTENRIAIARRDYNETAQKYNTTLRTFPSVFWAKTLYSDQKPAQLFQATAAAQSAPTVDFSSPPTATPPKIQ
- a CDS encoding acyl-CoA dehydrogenase family protein, which gives rise to MTMDFRLSPELSAYLEELDAFIEKEIAPLQARDDNERFFDHRREWARTDWDAGGLPRHEWEALLGQARKLADQAGHYRYALPKAYGGKDGTNLGMAVIREHLASKGLGLFNDLQNEHSIVGNNPFVLMIRDFGRPDQQHLIEDMLDRGAFRPTFGLTEPDHGSDATHMETQAVREERHGQAGWRIDGEKMWTTGMHAATHCCLFARTSGQDGDARGITAFLVPAHAPGVKIEEYLWTFNMPTDHPRVSFTDVWVPDSAMFGPEGGGLALAQHFVHENRIRQAASSLGAAVYCIEESIKYARARKPFGKALSENQAIQFPIVELSTQAEMLRLLIRKTAWEMDQMSKPEVEKRLSDKVSMCNYWANRLCCEAADRAMQIHGGIGYSRHKPFEHIYRHHRRYRITEGSEEIQMRKVAAWLFGYMGPRKQTFAEMDKV